One Hemibagrus wyckioides isolate EC202008001 linkage group LG07, SWU_Hwy_1.0, whole genome shotgun sequence DNA segment encodes these proteins:
- the LOC131356471 gene encoding lactose-binding lectin l-2-like has protein sequence MVCQIRFSLLFVICVASTAFAPKWDEWVKDFLQDTEPENEYFSLDGSSCSPYCPSEWVRYGRRCFLYVTQHMNWTSAEKHCLDLGANLVSINSEDEYQMVKALIRAHDHKENPTWIGLTNCVETHNWFWSDGTELTFTKWNPDEPNNFESRECCVHMNFSVFMNWNDIPCEEKYPFVCVKRLK, from the exons ATGGTTTGTCAAATCAGATTTTCATTACTGTTTGTCATCTGCGTGGCTTCAACAGCCTTTG CACCTAAGTGGGATGAATGGGTCAAAG atttcttGCAAGATACAGAGCcagaaaatgaatatttttctttGGATGGCTCTTCATGCTCACCATATTGTCCGTCAGAATGGGTGAGGTACGGCAGACGATGCTTCCTGTATGTTACCCAGCACATGAACTGGACCTCTGCTGAG AAACACTGTCTGGATCTTGGGGCCAACTTGGTCTCGATAAACAGTGAAGATGAGTATCAGATGGTCAAGGCTCTTATTCGTGCTCACGACCACAAAGAGAATCCCACTTGGATCGGCCTTACTAACTGTGTGGAG acaCATAACTGGTTTTGGTCTGACGGCACTGAACTAACTTTCACCAAATGGAATCCGGACGAACCCAACAATTTTGAAAGTAGAGAGTGTTGTGTCCATATGAACTTTTCTG TCTTTATGAACTGGAATGACATCCCATGTGAGGAGAAATATCCCTTTGTGTGTGTCAAGAGGCTTAAGTAA
- the LOC131356283 gene encoding lactose-binding lectin l-2-like, translating into MARQTEVVLLLIVTIAATAFADVEKPLSVDYFDQLVKVMPLLFSSFQNHCLKFGSNMMSVHNNNEYQLAKSLIRAYDPKDPPTWLGLSNCQKRHNWFWSDGTKVTFTKWNPTEPNFRNNECCVHMNWGGQKDWNDIPCEETYPFVCAKKIN; encoded by the exons ATGGCTCGTCAGACTGAAGTGGTGTTGCTTCTTATTGTCACCATCGCAGCAACAGCTTTTG CTGATGTGGAGAAACCTCTTTCAG TGGATTATTTTGATCAGCTAGTAAAAG TAATGCCActgctcttctcttcttttcagaATCACTGTCTGAAATTTGGCTCAAACATGATGTCAGTGCACAACAACAATGAGTACCAGCTGGCAAAGTCCCTTATCCGTGCTTATGACCCCAAGGACCCCCCAACTTGGCTtggcctctctaactgtcaGAAG AGGCACAACTGGTTTTGGTCTGATGGCACCAAAGTGACTTTCACCAAGTGGAACCCAACTGAGCCAAATTTTCGAAATAACGAGTGCTGTGTGCATATGAACTGGGGAG GGCAGAAGGACTGGAATGACATTCCATGTGAGGAGACCTATCCTTTTGTGTGTGCCAAGAAAATTAACTGA